Proteins from one Aquila chrysaetos chrysaetos chromosome 5, bAquChr1.4, whole genome shotgun sequence genomic window:
- the FAM107B gene encoding protein FAM107B: MAEPDYIDDDNPELIRPQKLINPVKSSRNHQDLHRELLMNQKRGLAPQNKPELQKVMEKRKRDQVIKQQKEEEAQKKKSDLEIELLKRQQKLEQLELEQQKMQEEQENAPEFVKVKGNLRRTVQEATEAPDS, encoded by the exons ATGGCTGAACCAGACTACATAGATGATGACAATCCTGAATTAATTAGACCTCAGAAATTAATTAATCCCGTGAAGTCATCCCGGAATCATCAAGATCTCCACAGAGAGTTGCTTATGAATCAGAAAAG GGGTCTTGCACCTCAGAACAAACCAGAGCTACAGAAGGtgatggagaaaaggaaacGAGATCAAGTtattaaacaacaaaaagaagaggaagcacaaaagaagaaatcagacCTGGAAATAGAGCTACTGAAACGGCAGCAGAAACTGGAGCAG CTGGaactggagcagcagaagaTGCAGGAAGAGCAGGAAAACGCACCTGAATTTGTCAAAGTCAAGGGCAACTTGAGGAGGACGGTCCAGGAGGCAACAGAAGCACCAGACTCCTAG